From a region of the Calliphora vicina chromosome 4, idCalVici1.1, whole genome shotgun sequence genome:
- the LOC135957826 gene encoding uncharacterized protein LOC135957826, translating to MVRKSQILKLITMIAFVWLFIILLMNIFNSGHSYHYINVERKLQMQHEQQIHSVETNNKNIEATVKIATDLKLDYNITEPSITDLVTKFQKKLPSLPIEYFYRHANQSMQKFRNCALYPALQVINFYNTYWQTFYIDNSIFQLYGAYYDTRPETGPVVRILAMTNHQLNEFPIIYCQLWFEDDNRPVISTIREYKIIWEPTWGVKAGVYYPYLMTCELPKNANITGDPTPKVVNLVGRQCDTASNSLRIVYDKPVNSEEKQEFAVCVKGLDFPYQDLSSRLVEWLELLKLLGVHKVYMHHLQVHNNISKVLNYYQAKGFVEIQNISLVGGVVGQPEVEHWLIKTYPLNRRLNELIPYNDCFYRNMYKYKYIALLDIDEIIMPINNLKTWQQVVKRYDTGNDCYASLCATNVYFPSDNIPLRTHPSYMYMLNHVYRYKDFTKQRYHIKCLHNTQQVVTLHNHYPFSYLNATCKPLDLPTSFAQLQHYRDTQVIDDKIEMDHVLIVDDSVDHFRKPLIEMCTTVLRDLKFIS from the exons ATGGTCCGCAAATCCCAAATCTTAAAACTTATTACCATGATCGCCTTTGTCTGGCTTTTCATTATACTGCTAATGAATATTTTCAATAGCGGTCACAGTTATCACTATATAAATGTGGAGAGAAAACTACAAATGCAGCATGAACAGCAAATTCACTCAGTGgaaactaataataaaaacatagaGGCCACAGTAAAAATTGCTACAGATTTGAAATTGGACTATAATATTACAG AACCATCCATTACCGATTTGGTGaccaaatttcaaaagaaattacCCAGCCTaccaattgaatatttttatcgTCATGCAAACCAGAGCATGCAAAAGTTCAGAAATTGCGCCCTATACCCAGCCCTAcaagttataaatttctacaacACCTATTGGCAAACTTTCTACATAGATAACAGCATTTTCCAGCTGTATGGAGCCTATTATGATACACGACCCGAAACTGGGCCGGTGGTGCGTATACTGGCCATGACCAATCATCAACTAAACGAATTTCCCATCATTTATTGCCAGTTATGGTTTGAAGATGACAATCGGCCAGTTATTTCCACCATTAGGGAGTATAAAATAATTTGGGAACCCACTTGGGGTGTAAAAGCAGGTGTTTACTATCCTTACCTAATGACCTGTGAACTGCCCAAAAATGCCAATATAACAGGAGATCCCACGCCCAAAGTGGTCAATCTGGTGGGACGTCAATGTGATACAGCTAGTAATAGTTTAAGAATTGTCTATGATAAACCAGTTAATTCAGAGGAGAAACAAGAATTTGCGGTGTGTGTCAAAGGTTTGGATTTTCCTTATCAGGATTTAAGTTCACGTTTAGTGGAATGGCTggaattgttaaaattattggGGGTTCATAAAGTCTATATGCATCACTTGCAAGTTCATAACAATATCAGCAAAGTTTTGAACTATTATCAAGCCAAAGGTTTTGTGGAAATACAAAACATTTCACTTGTGGGAGGAGTAGTGGGCCAGCCGGAAGTAGAACACTGGCTCATAAAGACCTATCCCTTGAATAGGCGTCTAAATGAATTGATACCCTACAATGATTGTTTCTATCgtaatatgtataaatacaaatatatagcTTTGCTGGATATCGATGAAATTATAATGCCCATCAACAACCTAAAAACATGGCAGCAAGTTGTCAAGCGCTATGACACTGGAAATGACTGCTATGCCAGTCTTTGTGCAACAAATGTTTACTTTCCCAGTGACAATATACCACTGCGCACTCATCCCTCCTACATGTATATGCTGAATCATGTCTACCGCTATAAAGACTTTACAAAACAGCGCTATCACATAAAATGTTTGCATAATACTCAACAGGTTGTTACTCTACACAATCACTATCCATTTTCCTATTTGAATGCTACATGCAAACCTTTGGATCTACCCACTTCCTTTGCTCAACTGCAGCATTATCGTGACACACAGGTAATAGATGATAAAATCGAAATGGATCATGTTCTCATAGTGGATGATAGTGTGGATCATTTTCGAAAGCCtttaatagaaatgtgtacaaCAGTTTTAAGGGATCTTAAGTTTATAAGTTAA
- the LOC135956776 gene encoding 27 kDa hemolymph protein-like, protein MLKLRLFVIVIVATISVLFMTQSEAVNVSQMETLKNQFLPAEYRNTNFTFDDLKRVFKEKCKKASGVDNSTLYQEVEKEALKFTKCLSGIANLTALQEEIEIARPIGELDTVFHKYCLKAPESEKCFREFNTAVQPCLSKDEKTQNAIMVRIFTGLLGFMCARGGDQIALFVAEEGPECFEANKEAITHCANKSFTEFVPKDGSVPDLFNLPDFVVEPEHCIDLVKFESCTLHHLEQCQEITPANVAESVFKFIKNETSCKSWLDNKASERSILKDPKKGSASSLAQISILCCLMASFVSLFVRYFV, encoded by the exons atgttgaaaCTGCGCTTATTTGTGATAGTTATTGTGGCCACCATTAGTGTGTTATTTATGACACAATCTGAGGCCGTTAATGTCAGTCAAAtggaaactttaaaaaatcaatttctacCTGCAGAATatagaaatacaaatttcaCTTTTG ATGATTTGAAAAGggttttcaaagaaaaatgcaaaaaagctTCCGGTGTGGACAATTCCACTTTGTACCAAGAAGTGGAAAAAGAGGCTCTTAAATTTACCAAATGCCTCTCGGGTATAGCCAACTTAACTGCCCTGCAAGAAGAAATCGAAATTGCTCGTCCAATTGGTGAATTGGATACCGTCTTCCACAAATACTGTCTAAAAGCTCCAGAGAGTGAAAAGTGCTTTAGAGAATTCAACACCGCTGTTCAACCCTGTCTGAGCAAagatgaaaaaactcaaaatgccATAATGGTGCGTATTTTCACCGGCCTATTGGGTTTCATGTGTGCCCGAGGTGGTGATCAAATTGCTTTGTTTGTGGCCGAAGAGGGACCCGAATGTTTTGAGGCTAACAAAGAAGCTATTACCCACTGTGCCAATAAATCGTTTACTGAGTTTGTTCCCAAGGATGGTTCGGTTCCAGATTTATTCAATCTACCCGATTTTGTGGTTGAACCTGAGCACTGTATTGATTTGGTGAAATTTGAGAGCTGCACCTTGCATCATTTGGAACAGTGCCAGGAAATAACACCCGCCAATGTGGCTGAATCTGTtttcaaattcattaaaaatgagACCAGCTGCAAAAGTTGGTTGGACAACAAGGCCAGCGAAAGATCCATTTTGAAAGATCCCAAAAAGGGTTCAGCTTCTTCTTTGGCACAAATAAGCATTTTATGTTGTTTAATGGCTTCATTTGTAAGCCTATTTGTGAGATATTTTGTTTGA